In a single window of the Ignavibacteria bacterium genome:
- a CDS encoding single-stranded DNA-binding protein, with product MAGKSLNKVTLIGHLGKDPEIRYTKSGMAVASFSLATNATWQDQDGNQQEKTEWHNIIAWTKLAEICQQWLKKGHQIYLEGRLQTRNWDDNAGVKHYITEIVMNDMIMLGGKRDNANAPATPLPVENSPSSGSPDDLPF from the coding sequence ATGGCTGGAAAAAGTTTAAACAAAGTAACATTAATAGGACATCTTGGCAAAGATCCTGAAATACGTTATACGAAATCCGGAATGGCGGTTGCCTCTTTCAGTCTTGCAACAAATGCAACGTGGCAAGACCAAGATGGAAATCAACAAGAAAAAACTGAATGGCACAACATTATTGCTTGGACAAAACTCGCAGAAATTTGTCAACAATGGTTAAAAAAAGGACATCAAATTTATCTTGAAGGTCGTTTGCAAACGCGCAATTGGGATGATAATGCTGGTGTCAAGCATTACATTACTGAAATCGTGATGAATGATATGATAATGTTAGGAGGGAAGCGCGACAATGCGAATGCTCCCGCAACTCCTCTCCCGGTTGAAAATTCACCATCTTCTGGTTCTCCCGACGATTTGCCGTTCTAA